Part of the Sphingopyxis sp. 113P3 genome, TCCCTCGATTGGCAAAAGGGCTCGCGGCGGATTGCGAGGATGACCGCCGACCTTGGCGCCGGGCGCGCGCTGACGCTGACGCCCTCCGGGCCCATTTTCGCGATGAGCGGGCTTGGCTACACTCACCCTGTCTGGGGTCACGGCCTCGACCACGGCGCCGAGCTCGCGGTGGCGCACGACAGCCTGTCGGAGGCCGAGCGCGGCTGGGGAAATCCGCTGGCAATGCATATCCAGGCGCTCGTCGCGGCCGAGCTCAGCGATGGCAGCGCGGTGCACCGGGGCGTCGGCGTCCTTGAGCAATTGTTCGTCGGCCCGCACGCCCCGACCGGCCTTTCCGGCCTGATGGACCCCGCGCGATGAGCTTTCCGACGTCGCCGGAGGCGATGACCCCGGCGTGGCTTGCCGAGGCAATGGGACAGGAAGCGTCGGCGCTCGACGGCTTCACCGCAACCAAGGTCGGCACGGGGCAGATGTGCGACAGTTTCCGCCTCACGCTCGACTGGGCACCCAGCGTCGACGCGCCCCCGACGGTCATCGCCAAATGCCCGAGCCACGATGAGGCGAGCCGCCATATCGCCAAGCTCACGGGCACCTACGTCAAGGAGGTGAGCTGGTATCGCGAACTGGCGAAGGGCAGCGGCGTCGCCGCCCCCCAATGCCATTATGCCGACATCGCCGCCAATGAGGTCGATTTCATCCTCCTGCTCAGCGACCTCGCCCCCGCGCGGCAGGGCGACCAGCTTGCCGGACTGGGGCCGCGCGCGCTGGATCCATGCATCGACGCCGCGGCGGGACTTCATGCGCTGCTGTGGAATGACGCACGGCTCGACGCCCTCCCCTGGCTCGCCCGCGATAGCGGCGACATCGTTCGCGCACTTTTCCCTCAGCTCTACCTCGGCTTTCGCGAACGCTACGCGGCGCGCCTCGCGCCCGAAGTGCTCGACGTCGGCGCGGGCCTGGTCGAGCGTCTTGACGCATGGCTGACGCGCCAGCCCGCTGCGCGGACGATCGTCCATGGCGACCTGCGTATCGACAACATCCTCTTTGCCCCGGACGGAGACCGATGCTGGCTCGTCGACTGGCAGACGCTCGGCCGGGGCAGCGGCGCGACCGATCTTGCCTATCTGGTCGGAACGAGCATCGCCGATCCCAGCGATCGCGCGGCTGCCGACCGCCCGGCTTTCGACCGCTGGCTCGCCGCGCTCAGCGCCCGCGGCGTCGACCCCGACCCCGAGGGGCTATGGACCGATTACCGGATCGGTGCGCTTAGTGGCTATTTCATGGCGGTGTTCGCCTCGATGAACGTCGAGCGCACCGAGCGCGGCGACGAGATGTTTGCGGTGATGGCCGAACGTCCAGCGCGCCAGGCGCTCGCGCTGGGGAGCCTCGATCTGCTCTAGGCGGGTTGTCGCAGCGCGGCGGCACCATGGAGATGGGGACGAGCAAAGGCCGCGGGCCGTGCGCGCATCGAGCTTTCGTGCCCGGCCGGTCCGGTCCGGGCTCTCATAGAATAAGGGCGGCCCGTTGCCGGACCGCCCTTCTCTGTTCCACCCGTCGGCGGAAAAGATGATCAGCGCTTCGAGAACTGGAAGCTGCGGCGGGCCTTGGCCTTGCCGTACTTCTTACGCTCCACTGCGCGGCTGTCGCGGGTCAGGAAGCCAGCCGACTTCACTGCGCCGCGGAGCGCAGGTTCAAAGCGGGTCAGTGCCTGCGCGATGCCGTGCAGCACCGCCCCGGCCTGGCCCGAGAGCCCGCCGCCCTTGACGGTCGCGACAACGTCATACTGGCCAACGCGATCGGTCAGGCCGAAGGGCTGGTTGATGACGAGGCGCAGCGTCGGACGCGCGAAATAGACTTCCTGGTCGCGGCCGTTGACGGTGATCTTGCCCGTGCCGGGCTTGACCCACACGCGCGCGACGGCGTCCTTGCGGCGGCCGGTCGCGTAAGCGCGGCCCTGCTTGTCGACCTGCTTTTCGCGGAGCGGAGCGGTCGGGGCGGCCGGAGCGACGGTGCCTTCGACGGCGCCGGCGAGGTCCTTGAGATCGGTCATGGTCTGTTCGTCAGCCATTATGCACCCACCTTGTTCTTGCGGTTCATCGACGCGACGTCGAGCACTTCGGGGTTCTGCGCGGCGTGCGGATGTTCGCTGCCGGCGAAGATGCGCAGGTTGCGCATCTGCTGGCGGCCAAGGGGGCCGCGCGGGATCATGCGTTCAACGGCCTTTTCGAGCACGCGCTCGGGGAAGCGGCCTTCCAGAACCTTCTGGGGGCTGGTTTCCTTGATGCCGCCGGCATAGCCGGTGTGCTTGTAGTAGCGCTTGTCGGCCAGCTTGTTGCCGGTAAAGGCCACTTTCTCCGCGTTGATGACGATGACATTGTCACCGCAATCGACATGCGGGGTAAAGCTCGGCTTGTGCTTGCCGCGCAGGATGTTGGCGATGATCGAAGCAACCCGGCCCACGACCAGGCCGTCGGCGTCGATCAGCACCCATTTCTTTTCGACCGTTGCGGCATTCGCCGACTGGGTCGTCTTGGTCAGCGCCTTCATGGCACGCTCCTTGAAAAGATGGA contains:
- a CDS encoding phosphotransferase family protein, translated to MSFPTSPEAMTPAWLAEAMGQEASALDGFTATKVGTGQMCDSFRLTLDWAPSVDAPPTVIAKCPSHDEASRHIAKLTGTYVKEVSWYRELAKGSGVAAPQCHYADIAANEVDFILLLSDLAPARQGDQLAGLGPRALDPCIDAAAGLHALLWNDARLDALPWLARDSGDIVRALFPQLYLGFRERYAARLAPEVLDVGAGLVERLDAWLTRQPAARTIVHGDLRIDNILFAPDGDRCWLVDWQTLGRGSGATDLAYLVGTSIADPSDRAAADRPAFDRWLAALSARGVDPDPEGLWTDYRIGALSGYFMAVFASMNVERTERGDEMFAVMAERPARQALALGSLDLL
- the rpsI gene encoding 30S ribosomal protein S9 — translated: MADEQTMTDLKDLAGAVEGTVAPAAPTAPLREKQVDKQGRAYATGRRKDAVARVWVKPGTGKITVNGRDQEVYFARPTLRLVINQPFGLTDRVGQYDVVATVKGGGLSGQAGAVLHGIAQALTRFEPALRGAVKSAGFLTRDSRAVERKKYGKAKARRSFQFSKR
- the rplM gene encoding 50S ribosomal protein L13, whose product is MKALTKTTQSANAATVEKKWVLIDADGLVVGRVASIIANILRGKHKPSFTPHVDCGDNVIVINAEKVAFTGNKLADKRYYKHTGYAGGIKETSPQKVLEGRFPERVLEKAVERMIPRGPLGRQQMRNLRIFAGSEHPHAAQNPEVLDVASMNRKNKVGA